From Treponema sp. OMZ 787:
TTTTAACGATAAAAAAAGCACTCAAAATTTTGAGTGCTTTAATTCAACCATCAAATGATATAAAAACGCCTGTATAAATATAATCGCCAAGATTAATACGATGTTGGGCGTTTGTTTTTCCAGATATATGTCTCTGACAATACCTGTTGCACAAAACTTACCGCGTTTCCATAAAAAGCCGAATATGATGCCGGTTATTAAACCTGAAATCATAAATTTCCTCCATAAAGAAATTTTAATAGTTAGTATAGGTTATACTATGTAACCTTTTTCTTGTCAATATAAATTTTAATAAATTCATAAATTTTATAATATATCTATTGACTTTTTATTCTTCTTCTATATACTGTACATAAGATTTACTATGCTTAAGCATCATTAAAATAGTATGAAAATAACACTAAAAAATTTGACAAAGCGCTTTGAAGAAGGCAATGATTTTGCCGTAAAAGATGTAAACCTCACAATAGAAGACGGGGAACTTGTTTCTTTTTTAGGTCCCTCAGGCTGCGGAAAAACTACCATATTAAAAATGATAGCCGGCCTTATCGAGAAAACGGAAGGAATTATTTGCTTTGATGATAAAGATATCGGTAAAATTCCCGTTGATAAGCGCAATATCGGCATGGTCTTTCAAAACTATGCACTTTATCCTCACATGACAGCTTTTGATAACATAGCCTTTCCTTTAAAGATAAAAAAAAGACCGAAGGCTGAAATTAAGGAAAGGGTAAACAAGATTGCAAATTTTTTGGAGATTCAAAATTTATTGACAAAAAAACCGGGAGCCCTTTCAGGCGGGGAGCAGCAGAGGGTTGCAATAGGCCGGGCCTTGATAAAAAATCCTGATGTGCTTTTGATGGATGAACCCTTATCAAATCTCGATAAAAAATTAAGAGTTCAGACCAGAGAAGAAATTAAGCGAATTCAAAAAGAGCTCGGAATAACTACAATCTTTGTCACTCATGACCAAGAAGAAGCTTCCGCTATTTCGGATAAAATTCTCCTGCTTAAAAAAGGAGAGGTTCAGCAATTCGGAAGCCCTAACGAGATATACAGAGAGCCCGTTAATTTATTTGCAGCTAAATTTATCGGAATGATAGAGATAAACATTTTTGAAGCCTGCATAGAAAATAAAATTTTAAAAATAAAAGATCTTGATTGTAATATTCCTATAGGCAGTGAAGTTGAGGATCTAAAGAATATTTTTATTGCAATAAGACCCGAGGATATCCGAATAAATAATGAAAAGCCCGATTTTTATGCCTCCATATCTTTAAAGGAAAATATGGGAAAGGACGAGATTCTAACTTGTTTATGCACCGACAAAGAATTTAAGTTATATGTTTCACCTGAATTAAATTTACATACAGGAAACAAAATCGGTTTGGAATTTTTAAAAAACAAAATTCTTATCTTTAATGAAAACGGGAATAGAATGGCATTGAACTATAGGACTGAATCATGAAAAAAGCTAACTCCGTTTCGGCTTATTTGTATTTGCTTCCGGCCTTACTCATTCTTTCAACCTTCAGCCTATATCCTGCCGTAAAAGTTTTTTTAATGAGCTTTTATACCCGCTATAATTATTTTAAACACATAGCCTATGAATACGGATTTGAAAATTACGCCTCCCTTTTTAATGACCCGCAGTTTATCCTTGCAAGTTTAAATACTTTAAAATTTGTTTCTATTATAGTTCCGTTTTCTTTGGGGCTTTCTATTTTAGTTTCGGTATTTTTGGTTAAAAATACAAAAATAAATTCCCTGATCCGCAATATTTATTTTCTGCCCTTTATTACAAGTACGGTTGCGGTGGCGGTTGTCTTTAGATGGATCTTTCATTCTCGCTTCGGGCTTTTAAACTATCTTTTAAGTTTGATAGGTATTGATGCAGTAAGTTGGCTGACCGATCCCGAGTATTCTATGACGGCTCTTATAATTTTGTGTATTTGGAAAACCTTGGGATACAATATTTTAATTATTTTAACGGGCTTGCGTAATATCCCTGAAGAGTATTATGCAGCCGCAAGATTGGATGGCGCCTCAAGTATAAAAATATTTTTTACAATTACCCTGCCTCTGCTTTTTCCGATGATATTCTTTGTTTTTATTACTTCTTTAATAGGTTCCTTTAAAACCTTTTCTGAAGTTTATGCCTTGTTTCATCGCTCTGCAGGTCCTGTCGATTCGTGTTTGACCATTGTATATTATATTTACGATAAACTTGTAAATCAATTTTCTTACGGAGTATCCGCTGCGGCTTCTTTTATTTTATTTCTTTTAATTTTAAGTTTAACGGTTTTAGGTTTTTTTGTAAGTAGGCTTATTAACAAACGTCTCGGATTGGGAGGAAGCAGGGTATGAAAAAAGTTTTATATGCTGCGGCTTTTTCAATTATCCTCTTAGGAGCTCTTCTTTCATTAATTCCGTTTATTTGGATGCTTGTTACCTCCTTAAATGATTCCGCTGCCATTTATAAATTGCCTCCTCAATTTATTTTGTCAAAATATCATTGGGGAAATTATAAATTCGTTTTTGAGAAGGTTCCGTTCAGGGCTTATTTTTTTAACAGCCTCTTTGTTTCTTTTATGGTAACTGCGGGAACCTTGATTACCACAATCTTAGCCGCCTTTGCTTTTACCCACGTTAAATTTAAAGGCCGTGACATTCTTTTTGTTCTTATAGTATCTACCATGATGATTCCAAGCGAGGTTTTATTAACATCCAATTTTGTTACTCTTACAAAATTAAAATTGATAAATACCCTCCATGCCTTATATGTCCCTTGGATTGCATCGGCTTTTTCGATTTTTATGCTTAGGCAATATTTTTTAGATATACCTAAAGAGCTTTACTATTCTGCAAAGATAGACGGGTGCAGCGATTTTAAATATTTATGGAAGATTGCCGTGCCTTATTCTAAGCCGGCCCTGATCAGCATAGCTCTTTTAAGAATAATACACAGCTGGAACGAATTTTTGTGGCCGCTTCTAATGATAAATCAGCCGGAAAAAAGAACTCTTCCGGTAGGCCTTACTACATTTATGACAGAAGCAGGGCCTAATTATAATTATTTGATGGCATATTCATCGATGGTGATTGTGCCTGTTATTATTGTATACTTGGTTTTGCAAAAACACTTGATAGAGAGTTTTAGCAAAAATGGTATAAAAGGATAAGGAGATACAGATGAAAAGGTATTTTAATTTTATGGCTGCCGGCTTATTGATTTTATCGATAATGTCTTCAGTGCTTTCTTGTTCAGGCAATGACTCAAAAGCCGAAAGCAAGCCGGAATCTATTTCTGCAAACGCTAATGTCTATGTGCCAAAAGAAAAGCAAACTCTTGAATTTTGGCATGCAATGAACGGTGCAAACGGTGAGATTCTTGAGGCTTTGGTAAAAAAGTTCAATGAAACTCATCAAAACATTGAAGTCAAGCCCGTATTCCAAGGCCACTACAGAGAGCTTTTTGAAAAATTAAACGGAGCGGCTCAGGCCAATTCTCTTCCGGCACTTTCGATGATCTATTGTAACAGGCTTACCGCCTATGTTCTAAACGATCTTGTCGAAAATTTAAATCCGAGGATTGATGATCCTAAATACGGATTTGACAAAAAAATCTGGAACGATATTCCCGAAGGTTTAAGGGATAACGGAATCTGGAACGGCATACACCACTCTCTTCCCTTTAACAAGGGAGCATACTTAATGTATTACAACGAAGATGTTCTAAAAGAAAAGGGAATAGCAGTTCCTAAAACTTGGGACGAGCTAAAAGCCGCCGCAAAAAAATTGACCGGAGACGGAAAGGTCGGGCTTGTGTTCAACAAGAGTGTCGGTATCGATTTTAGCTTTTGGGTAGAGCAGGCAGGAGGTCACATTTATGATGAAGCAAAGGATGCCGTTTTAATTGACACGCCGGAAGTAAAAGAAGCTTACGAATTTATCCTTTCGATGATAAACGATAAAACCGCTAAGATCGAATTTGAAGAAGGCTATATCACAGGCCCGATGTCAAGGGGAGAGGCCTTTATCGGTTTTGCCTCGTCTTCCAATCTTCCTAAAATGAAAGAAGCTTGCGCTGCTACAGGAGTAAAATGGAAGGTTGCCGAACTTCCGAAGGGAAAGAAAGCTGCCGCCCTCTACTCAGGAACAGACATAACAATGTTTAATACGGTTTCTGAAGAAACAAAACGAGCAGCCTTTGAGTTTATGAAATTTTGGTTTGAAACCGGTACTCAGGTTGCATGGGGAAAGAAGAGCGGTTATCTTCCATTAACAAATGCTGCTTTGAATTCAAAAGAATTCCAAGCCTTTTTGGACAACGAAGATCCCAGCAAGAGAATTGCATCAAATATGTTCCCCTATGCTTATCAGGATCCCAAGGGCTTAAACGGCTATGCAATTCATGCAAATATGCAAAAAGCCCTGGAAGAAGTTGTTGCAGGTAAAAAGAATCTTGATCAAGCCTTAAAGGATGCTCAAGAAAATGCAACAAGAGAAAGAGAAGAAGCAAAAAAGAATTTCCAAAAGAAGTAAAAACATGAAAAATATAATATTATTGAGCCATTGCCTTTTAAATCCTTACAGTCAG
This genomic window contains:
- a CDS encoding ABC transporter ATP-binding protein; the encoded protein is MKITLKNLTKRFEEGNDFAVKDVNLTIEDGELVSFLGPSGCGKTTILKMIAGLIEKTEGIICFDDKDIGKIPVDKRNIGMVFQNYALYPHMTAFDNIAFPLKIKKRPKAEIKERVNKIANFLEIQNLLTKKPGALSGGEQQRVAIGRALIKNPDVLLMDEPLSNLDKKLRVQTREEIKRIQKELGITTIFVTHDQEEASAISDKILLLKKGEVQQFGSPNEIYREPVNLFAAKFIGMIEINIFEACIENKILKIKDLDCNIPIGSEVEDLKNIFIAIRPEDIRINNEKPDFYASISLKENMGKDEILTCLCTDKEFKLYVSPELNLHTGNKIGLEFLKNKILIFNENGNRMALNYRTES
- a CDS encoding carbohydrate ABC transporter permease, yielding MKKANSVSAYLYLLPALLILSTFSLYPAVKVFLMSFYTRYNYFKHIAYEYGFENYASLFNDPQFILASLNTLKFVSIIVPFSLGLSILVSVFLVKNTKINSLIRNIYFLPFITSTVAVAVVFRWIFHSRFGLLNYLLSLIGIDAVSWLTDPEYSMTALIILCIWKTLGYNILIILTGLRNIPEEYYAAARLDGASSIKIFFTITLPLLFPMIFFVFITSLIGSFKTFSEVYALFHRSAGPVDSCLTIVYYIYDKLVNQFSYGVSAAASFILFLLILSLTVLGFFVSRLINKRLGLGGSRV
- a CDS encoding carbohydrate ABC transporter permease, which produces MKKVLYAAAFSIILLGALLSLIPFIWMLVTSLNDSAAIYKLPPQFILSKYHWGNYKFVFEKVPFRAYFFNSLFVSFMVTAGTLITTILAAFAFTHVKFKGRDILFVLIVSTMMIPSEVLLTSNFVTLTKLKLINTLHALYVPWIASAFSIFMLRQYFLDIPKELYYSAKIDGCSDFKYLWKIAVPYSKPALISIALLRIIHSWNEFLWPLLMINQPEKRTLPVGLTTFMTEAGPNYNYLMAYSSMVIVPVIIVYLVLQKHLIESFSKNGIKG
- a CDS encoding ABC transporter substrate-binding protein, with the translated sequence MKRYFNFMAAGLLILSIMSSVLSCSGNDSKAESKPESISANANVYVPKEKQTLEFWHAMNGANGEILEALVKKFNETHQNIEVKPVFQGHYRELFEKLNGAAQANSLPALSMIYCNRLTAYVLNDLVENLNPRIDDPKYGFDKKIWNDIPEGLRDNGIWNGIHHSLPFNKGAYLMYYNEDVLKEKGIAVPKTWDELKAAAKKLTGDGKVGLVFNKSVGIDFSFWVEQAGGHIYDEAKDAVLIDTPEVKEAYEFILSMINDKTAKIEFEEGYITGPMSRGEAFIGFASSSNLPKMKEACAATGVKWKVAELPKGKKAAALYSGTDITMFNTVSEETKRAAFEFMKFWFETGTQVAWGKKSGYLPLTNAALNSKEFQAFLDNEDPSKRIASNMFPYAYQDPKGLNGYAIHANMQKALEEVVAGKKNLDQALKDAQENATREREEAKKNFQKK